DNA sequence from the Oxalobacteraceae sp. CFBP 8761 genome:
CAGGGCGGCGACGCCTGCTGCATCGATGGCCGCGCGCGCTTCGCCATCCGATTGCGCCGCGCGCACCGCCTGTACGGCGATCCGTCCGGGCGCGACGCGCAGCAGGTCGGCCAGTTCACGGGCCACCGCGCCCGCGGCAAAAGGCAGGTCGATCTGCATGCCTTCAGGGACCGGCGTGGCCTGCACCGTCACGGCGCCGGGCGCGCCATCCGGCATGCCGGGCTGCCAGCGATACGACGATGCCAGCGTGTCGGCTGCATCCGCATTCGGATCAATCGCGCCGCGTCCGAACAGTCGCCTGGGCAGCGCCACGCGCGGCAGCCTGGCGTCGTTCGCGTGATTGTCCGATCCTGCGCTCCAGGCGCAGCGCACCAGCGGCCGCGCCGCGCGCGCTGCGCCGTCCGACGTGGCAATGACAGCCACCAACTGCTTGAGGACGACCACCTGCTGCACGCCGGACTGGCCCAGCGCGCGCGTCGTATCGATCCGTTGCAGGCGCGCGCCGCAATACCGCTCGCCGTTCCAGGCCAGTGCTGGCGGAAGTACCAGCCGTGCGTACAGGGGAGGTGTCATCAGGCGACGTCTCCACGCGTCAGCTCCACCGCGCGCAGTGCGCAGCGCATGATCTCGACATGGGTGCCGCAGCGGCACAGATTGAAATCGAGCTCGTTGCGGATCTGCTGTTCGGTCGGCGCCGGGCAGCGCAGCAACAGCGCCTTGAGCGTCATGATCATGCCGTTCATGCAGTAGCCGCACTGCGCACCCTGTTCATCGATGAAGGCCTGCTGCACGGGGTCGAGCGTGCCGTCGCGTTCCAGGCCGTCGAGCGTGATGACTGCGCGCCGGGCCACACCGGCCAGCGGAATCACGCACGAGCGCGCGGCCACGCCGTCGATGAGCACCGTGCAGGCGCCGCATTCGCCCAGGCCGCAGCCGAACTTGGGACCGTTCAGGCACAGATCGTTGCGCAGAACATTCAGCAGGGGCGCGTCGCCCGCGATGTCGAGGCTGACGGGTTGACCGTTGACGTAAAAAGCGATGGGGACCGTGGTGTGCATGTTCATGGATATGCTGCGACAACAGTTTCAGAGATTAACCCAGCCTGGGTAGTTCAGCCTGAAAAGCGTGCGGCCAACCGCTCTCATGGCGATCGGGCAAGCCTTGAATCAGGATGCTCAAATCGAGTGTACACGATGGAAAATTTCACGACAATGTGAAATTTTATGGCCCCTGCGGATTGCCGCCTGGTGGTGCGTTATGACAGCTCCTGCGCGCGTTTTCGGTGCTGCGCTGCACCCGTAACGGGATTTTTACATGACAGGAAGACGCTGAAAAAAAGCTTGTTGCAAAACGGCTGAAACTGGTTAACTATAGTGTATGCGCTATAAATTATGCGGCTTCGCAAGCGCCATCGACCATCAAGGAGAGCAGCAATGCAGCAACGTCTTTATCGTATCGGGCAAATCGTCCCAAGTTCCAACACCACCATGGAAACCGAAATCCCGGCGATGCTGACGGCGCGCCAGGCAATCCGGCCCGAGCGGTTCACGTTCCACTCCAGCCGTATGCGGATGAAGAAAGTGGTGAAGGAGGAACTGGCCGCCATGGACGCCGAATCCGACCGCTGCGCTGTCGAGCTGAGCGACGCCCGCGTCGATGTACTGGGCTATGCCTGCCTGGTCGCGATCATGGCCATGGGCCACGGCTACCACCGCGTATCGCAAGAGCGCCTGGCGGGTTTGACGGTTGCCAACGGCGCCCGTGCGCCCGTGGTGACCAGCGCCGGTGCCCTGATCGATGCCCTGGCCGTCATCGGCGCCAAAAAGATCGTCGTCGTCGCGCCCTACATGAAGCCGCTGACCGAACTGGTGGTCGATTACATCCGCAACGAGGGCTATGACGTGCTCGACTATCGGGCCCTCGAGATCCCCGATAACCTCGACGTTGCGCGCCACGACCCGGCCAACCTGCCGGCGATCGTCGCGCAGATGGACACCAGCGGCGTCGATGCGATCGTGCTGTCGGCCTGTGTGCAGATGCCGTCGCTGCCGGTCATCGCGCAGGTCGAGGCCATGACCGGCAAGCCGGTGATCACGGCGGCGGTGGCCACCACCTACGCCATGCTCAAGCGCCTGGATCTGGACCGCATCGTGCCGGGCGCCGGCGCCTTGCTCTCCGGCGCCTATTAAGGAGATGGCCATGACCAGCACCTTCCGGTACGGCGCCAACATCCACGCCAACGGCATCCGCCAGCACTATCTGCGTTACGGCGGCCAGGAGGGCGAGCGCGCCAGCCGCGACGCCGTCATCATCGTGCCGGGCATTACCAGCCCGGCGATCACCTGGGGCTTCATCGGCGAGCGCTTCGGCCAGCAGTTCGACACCTATGTGCTGGACGTGCGCGGGCGTGGCCTGTCGTCGGCTTCCGATACGCTCGACTACAGCCTTGATGCGCAAGCGCAGGACGTCATCGCGTTTGCCGAAGCGCTGGGCCTGGACCGGTATGCGGTGGTCGGTCATTCGATGGGTGGCCGCATCGGCATCCGCGCCGCGCGGGCACAGCCGCGTAGCCTCACCCGCCTGGTGATCGTCGACCCACCGGTATCCGGCCCGGGCCGGCGCGCTTATCCATCCAAGCTGCCGTGGTACGTCGATTCGATGCGCCTGGCGCGCGAAGGCTGCTCGGCCGAGCAGATGCGCGACTTCTGCCCGACCTGGACCGACGACCAGCTGCGCCTGCGCGCCGAGTGGCTGCACACCTGCAACGAGCGCGCCGTAATCGAGAGCTTCAAGGGCTTTCACAGCGACGACATCCACCAGGACCTGCCGTCGCTGGCACTGCCCACGATGCTGATGGTGGCCTCGCGCGGCGACGTGCTGCTGCCGGCCGATATCGCCGAATTCAATACGCTGGTACCGCACCTGGCCGTCTCCCGTGTCGAGAATGCGGGGCACATGATCCCGTGGGATAACGAAGAAGGTTTCTACGCGGCGTTTGGCGACTTCCTTGGCGCCCGCCTGTGACGCCGCGCCCGATCATTACTGGAGAACGTTATGGCCGTCAGTGACCACGACTTGATTCAAGCCTGGAAACAGGTCTTCACGCTGTCGAAGCTCGAGCCGGGACAGATCGTC
Encoded proteins:
- a CDS encoding (2Fe-2S)-binding protein — encoded protein: MHTTVPIAFYVNGQPVSLDIAGDAPLLNVLRNDLCLNGPKFGCGLGECGACTVLIDGVAARSCVIPLAGVARRAVITLDGLERDGTLDPVQQAFIDEQGAQCGYCMNGMIMTLKALLLRCPAPTEQQIRNELDFNLCRCGTHVEIMRCALRAVELTRGDVA
- a CDS encoding Asp/Glu racemase; amino-acid sequence: METEIPAMLTARQAIRPERFTFHSSRMRMKKVVKEELAAMDAESDRCAVELSDARVDVLGYACLVAIMAMGHGYHRVSQERLAGLTVANGARAPVVTSAGALIDALAVIGAKKIVVVAPYMKPLTELVVDYIRNEGYDVLDYRALEIPDNLDVARHDPANLPAIVAQMDTSGVDAIVLSACVQMPSLPVIAQVEAMTGKPVITAAVATTYAMLKRLDLDRIVPGAGALLSGAY
- a CDS encoding alpha/beta hydrolase, producing MTSTFRYGANIHANGIRQHYLRYGGQEGERASRDAVIIVPGITSPAITWGFIGERFGQQFDTYVLDVRGRGLSSASDTLDYSLDAQAQDVIAFAEALGLDRYAVVGHSMGGRIGIRAARAQPRSLTRLVIVDPPVSGPGRRAYPSKLPWYVDSMRLAREGCSAEQMRDFCPTWTDDQLRLRAEWLHTCNERAVIESFKGFHSDDIHQDLPSLALPTMLMVASRGDVLLPADIAEFNTLVPHLAVSRVENAGHMIPWDNEEGFYAAFGDFLGARL